Below is a genomic region from Pseudomonas sp. JQ170C.
GGGTTGGCCACCTTCAGCACTTCGGCAAGATCTGCGGTGCGGGTGAACGGTTCGGTCTCACGGCGCAGCACCACGGCACGGGCCATGCGCTTGGCAAAACGCTCTTCACCGTATTCCTTGAATACCCGGGCGATTTCTTCTTCCGGCGCATTGGCGATGAATTCGGCAGCGCTGACACCGCGCGAAGGATCCATGCGCATGTCCAGCGGGCCATCATTGAGGAAGCTGAAGCCGCGCTCAGGGTCATCGAGCTGCGGCGAAGACACGCCCAGGTCCAGCAGGATGCCGCTGACCTTGCCGTCGATACCGCGCTCGGCCACTTCGGCACCCAGCTCGGCAAAACTGCGCTGCACAATGACAAAGCGGCCGTCTTCGGCCGCCAGCGCTTGCCCGGTGGCAATCGCTTGAGGATCTTTGTCAAAACCCAGAAGCCGTCCTTGCGGACCGAGCTTGCTGAGGATCAACCGGCTGTGGCCGCCGCGACCGAAGGTGCCATCCAGATAGCAGCCATCGGCGCGTACGGCGAGAGCCTCGACGGCTTCGTCAAGCAGTACGGTGATGTGGTTAAAGCCGCTATCTATAGTCACAGGATCAAATCACGCAGTTCGTCAGGCATGGCGCCCGGTTGTTGGATAGCTGCAAGGTCGGCTGCCGAAACTGCGTTCCAGGCATCCTCGTCCCACAGCTGAAATTTGTTCAGTTGCCCCACCAGCATCGCTTTCTTGTCGAGCTTGGCGTATTCGCGCAAACGCGGAGGCACCAGGAAACGCCCACTGCCATCAAGCTCCAGATCCACCGCATTGCCGATCAGCAAACGCTGCAGGCGACGGTTCTCTTCACGCAATGACGGCAAGGCGCGCAACTTGGCTTCAATCAGCTCCCACTCATCGAGCGGGTATA
It encodes:
- the rsmH gene encoding 16S rRNA (cytosine(1402)-N(4))-methyltransferase RsmH, coding for MTIDSGFNHITVLLDEAVEALAVRADGCYLDGTFGRGGHSRLILSKLGPQGRLLGFDKDPQAIATGQALAAEDGRFVIVQRSFAELGAEVAERGIDGKVSGILLDLGVSSPQLDDPERGFSFLNDGPLDMRMDPSRGVSAAEFIANAPEEEIARVFKEYGEERFAKRMARAVVLRRETEPFTRTADLAEVLKVANPAWEKGKNPATRAFQGLRIHVNNELGDLEAGLEAALEALEVGGRLVVISFHSLEDRIVKLFMRKLVKGESDNLPRNLPVQHKHFEPKIKVHGKAQFASEAELKANPRSRSAVMRVAEKLR
- the mraZ gene encoding division/cell wall cluster transcriptional repressor MraZ; the protein is MFRGANAINLDAKGRLAMPSRYRDELDSRSSGQLIVTIDAVDPCLCVYPLDEWELIEAKLRALPSLREENRRLQRLLIGNAVDLELDGSGRFLVPPRLREYAKLDKKAMLVGQLNKFQLWDEDAWNAVSAADLAAIQQPGAMPDELRDLIL